From a single Pseudomonas sp. A34-9 genomic region:
- a CDS encoding ATP-binding protein — MTVQVALAERALILAPVGRDSQIALMILNEAGYDGLITPGLGSLCTELERGAGLVLVAAEALRGPELEALFLYLEQQPAWSDLPIVLLTHHGGQEQGPSSRLSDLLGNVTFLERPFHPATLVSLVSAALRGRRRQYEARDRLVDLSESERRLQSTLETLEQQVEERTAQLRHNEEALRQSQKMEAVGQLTGGIAHDFNNMLTGIIGSLELLRRRLARGRLDDLDSLIDLGVTSANRAASLTHRLLAFSRRQSLDSKAVQMNTLVLSMGELLQRSLNESIQLEMRLNDKLWVAEADPNQLESALLNLVINARDAMPDGGKLVVETSNQVLNREFTEAYSNLEPGDYVMLSVTDNGCGMPQSVINRAFDPFFTTKPIGQGTGLGLSMIYGFSKQSRGHVSIDSEIDEGTTVRLYLPRFRGEELSSPDSAIQQAPDALDGETVLIVEDDPAVRVLVCAVLGELGYAFVEAWDADSAVPILNSTQRIDLLISDVGLPGMNGRQLAEVGRQYRPGLKVLFITGYAEHAAVRGGFLDSGMQMITKPFTFDLLTAKVREMIKS; from the coding sequence GTGACGGTTCAGGTGGCGCTGGCCGAACGGGCGCTGATTCTGGCGCCCGTGGGTCGCGACAGCCAGATTGCGCTGATGATCCTCAACGAGGCCGGCTACGACGGGCTCATCACGCCCGGGCTGGGCTCGCTGTGCACGGAGCTTGAACGGGGTGCCGGTCTGGTGCTGGTCGCCGCCGAAGCCTTGCGCGGGCCGGAGCTGGAGGCGCTGTTCCTGTACCTGGAGCAGCAACCGGCGTGGTCGGATCTGCCGATTGTGCTGTTGACCCATCATGGCGGTCAGGAACAGGGCCCCTCCTCGCGCCTGAGCGATCTGTTGGGCAACGTGACGTTCCTGGAGCGACCGTTTCATCCTGCGACGCTGGTCAGTCTGGTTTCCGCCGCATTGCGCGGTCGACGACGACAGTACGAGGCCCGCGACCGGCTGGTTGACCTCAGTGAAAGCGAACGGCGTCTGCAATCGACGCTGGAAACCCTTGAGCAACAGGTCGAAGAGCGCACCGCGCAACTGCGGCACAATGAAGAAGCCCTGCGCCAGTCGCAGAAAATGGAAGCGGTCGGCCAACTCACTGGCGGTATCGCCCACGACTTCAACAACATGCTGACCGGCATCATCGGCAGTCTTGAGTTATTGCGTCGGCGCCTGGCCCGTGGACGTCTGGACGATCTCGACAGCCTGATCGATCTGGGCGTGACTTCGGCCAACCGTGCCGCCAGTCTGACCCACCGCCTGCTGGCGTTTTCGCGCCGGCAATCGCTCGATTCAAAAGCCGTGCAGATGAACACCCTGGTGCTGTCCATGGGTGAACTGCTGCAACGCAGCCTCAACGAAAGCATTCAACTGGAGATGCGCCTCAACGACAAGCTGTGGGTTGCAGAGGCGGACCCCAATCAACTGGAAAGTGCCCTGCTCAACCTGGTCATTAATGCCCGCGACGCCATGCCCGACGGCGGCAAACTCGTGGTCGAGACCAGCAATCAGGTGCTCAATCGCGAGTTCACCGAGGCCTACAGCAACCTTGAACCCGGTGATTACGTGATGCTCAGTGTCACCGACAACGGCTGCGGCATGCCGCAAAGTGTCATCAACCGTGCGTTCGATCCTTTTTTCACGACTAAACCGATTGGTCAGGGCACCGGGCTGGGCCTGTCGATGATCTACGGGTTCAGCAAGCAGTCACGCGGGCATGTCTCGATCGACAGCGAGATCGATGAGGGCACCACGGTCAGACTCTACCTGCCACGCTTTCGCGGCGAAGAACTGTCCAGTCCAGACTCCGCCATTCAACAAGCCCCGGATGCGCTGGATGGCGAAACCGTGCTGATCGTCGAAGACGACCCGGCCGTGCGCGTGCTGGTTTGTGCGGTGCTTGGGGAATTGGGTTATGCCTTCGTCGAAGCCTGGGATGCCGACAGCGCCGTGCCGATTCTGAATTCGACGCAGCGTATCGATCTGCTGATCAGCGATGTCGGCCTGCCAGGCATGAACGGCCGGCAACTGGCGGAAGTCGGCCGGCAATATCGTCCGGGGCTGAAGGTTCTGTTTATCACCGGATACGCCGAGCACGCCGCAGTGCGTGGCGGGTTCCTCGATTCAGGGATGCAGATGATCACCAAACCGTTCACTTTCGACCTGCTGACCGCCAAGGTGCGGGAGATGATCAAAAGCTGA
- a CDS encoding response regulator encodes MSSPSSVDEQRFRKLLSRNISLPLGVGVLSAVFFVSLITYLLSVIQWVEHTDRVINNANEAVKLTVDLETGMRGFLLSGDEHFLDPYETAKPRIAVALNTLLELTADNPVQTDRLRRLQALQTEWATYAQSMIDLQRSSGDYKGAVKAGRGKRLTDEIRKQFEDVIDMEQQLRTTRNEEVRRTTIWSITLYLLFVAAISALLAYIGRRDLVNLSDSYGATLAAQEASARRLEQQAWLRNGQTELAEQVLGQLTLNLLGRNILQFCAQYLGTAVAALYVREEHGGLKRVATYGFSREQEEQEQSIYSGEGIVGQVAEQARLIRLDSVPSDYFKVSSGLGEGLPHSVLVVPTSDDDRVNGVIELGFLRPLNDRDIELLELIASNIGTSIEAARYRQRLQEVLAETQQLNEELQVQQEELKTANEELEEQSRILKESQAHLETQQVELEQTNEQLAEQAQTLAEQRDAMDLKNTELNQAQVQLEERAEELQRSSKYKSEFLANMSHELRTPLNSSLILAKLLAENPQDNLSAEQVKFAESIYSAGNDLLNLINDILDISKVEAGKLEVIPENTSVARLAEGLRNVFEPLAADKQLTFSVDLQPGTPAMLFTDRQRLEQVIKNLLSNAVKFTEKGTVSLTIAGQPDDRIAFIVRDSGIGIAADQQESIFEAFRQADGTTNRKYGGTGLGLSISRDLATLLGGSISVSSTPGQGSVFTLVLPQQYDESSEVSSAPLTFTPPTQSVTPSIVPAVAVSPLAPVHIPRFADDRDKAPFATRCILVVEDEPNFAHILYDLAHELGYQCLVAHGADEGYDLAKEFVPDAILLDMRLPDHSGLTVLQRLKEHAETRHIPVHVISVEDRVEAAMHMGAIGYAVKPTTREELKDVFARLEAKLTQKVKRVLLVEDDDLQRESIARLIGDEDIEITAVGLAQDALELLRTTIYDCMVIDLKLPDMLGNDLLKRMSTEDICSFPPVIVYTGRNLTRDEEAELRKYSRSIIIKGARSPERLLDEVTLFLHKVESQLSHERQKMLKTARSRDKVFEGRKVLLVDDDVRNIFALTSALETKGAVVVIGRNGREAIERLNEVEDIDLVLMDVMMPEMDGFEATIEIRKDPRWRKLPIIAVTAKAMKDDQERCLQAGANDYLAKPIDLDRLFSLIRVWLPKMERI; translated from the coding sequence ATGTCCTCTCCGTCTTCGGTTGATGAGCAACGGTTTCGCAAACTTCTGAGTCGCAACATCAGCCTGCCGCTGGGTGTTGGTGTGCTCAGTGCCGTGTTCTTCGTGTCGCTGATCACCTATCTGCTGTCGGTCATCCAGTGGGTTGAACACACCGACCGGGTGATCAATAACGCCAACGAAGCGGTGAAGCTCACCGTGGACCTGGAAACCGGCATGCGCGGGTTTCTGCTCAGTGGCGATGAACATTTCCTCGATCCGTACGAAACGGCCAAGCCACGCATCGCCGTGGCACTCAACACCTTGCTCGAACTGACCGCCGACAACCCGGTGCAGACTGATCGTTTGCGTCGTCTGCAGGCATTGCAGACCGAATGGGCGACCTATGCGCAGTCGATGATCGATCTGCAACGCTCCAGCGGCGACTATAAAGGGGCGGTCAAGGCCGGCCGGGGCAAGCGCCTGACGGACGAAATTCGCAAACAGTTCGAAGACGTGATCGACATGGAGCAGCAGTTGCGCACCACGCGCAACGAAGAAGTGCGCCGCACCACGATCTGGAGCATCACCCTTTATCTGTTGTTTGTCGCCGCGATCAGCGCATTGCTGGCGTACATTGGCCGTCGTGACCTGGTCAATCTGTCCGACAGCTATGGCGCTACGTTAGCGGCGCAAGAAGCCAGCGCCAGGCGTCTGGAGCAGCAAGCCTGGCTGCGCAACGGGCAAACCGAACTGGCAGAGCAGGTGCTCGGGCAACTGACGCTCAACCTGTTGGGGCGCAATATTCTGCAGTTCTGCGCGCAATACCTCGGCACGGCGGTGGCGGCGTTGTATGTGCGCGAAGAGCACGGCGGCCTCAAGCGTGTGGCCACGTATGGTTTCTCCCGCGAGCAGGAAGAGCAGGAACAGTCGATATACAGCGGTGAGGGCATCGTCGGTCAGGTCGCTGAACAGGCGCGGTTGATTCGTCTCGATTCGGTGCCGTCGGATTACTTCAAGGTCAGCTCCGGTCTCGGCGAAGGCCTGCCGCACAGCGTGCTGGTGGTGCCGACCAGCGATGATGACCGGGTCAACGGCGTGATCGAACTGGGTTTCCTGCGCCCGCTCAATGATCGCGATATCGAATTGCTGGAGCTGATTGCCAGCAATATCGGCACCTCCATCGAAGCCGCGCGCTACCGCCAGCGCCTCCAGGAAGTGCTGGCCGAAACCCAGCAGCTCAACGAAGAGCTGCAGGTGCAGCAGGAAGAGTTGAAAACCGCCAACGAAGAGCTGGAAGAGCAGTCGCGGATTCTCAAGGAATCCCAGGCGCATCTGGAAACCCAGCAGGTCGAACTGGAGCAGACCAACGAGCAACTCGCCGAGCAGGCGCAGACTCTGGCCGAGCAACGCGACGCCATGGACCTGAAGAACACCGAACTGAACCAGGCTCAGGTACAACTCGAAGAACGCGCCGAAGAGCTGCAGCGTTCGAGCAAGTACAAGTCCGAATTCCTTGCCAACATGTCCCACGAACTGCGGACACCGCTGAACAGTTCGCTGATTCTGGCCAAGTTGCTGGCAGAGAACCCGCAGGACAACCTCAGCGCCGAACAGGTCAAGTTTGCCGAGTCGATCTATTCCGCTGGCAATGATCTGCTCAACCTGATCAACGACATTCTGGATATCTCCAAGGTCGAGGCGGGCAAGCTTGAAGTCATCCCTGAGAACACCAGTGTCGCGCGTCTGGCCGAAGGCCTGCGCAATGTGTTCGAGCCGTTGGCGGCAGACAAACAGCTGACCTTCAGTGTCGATTTGCAACCCGGCACGCCGGCCATGCTGTTCACCGACCGTCAGCGTCTGGAGCAGGTGATCAAGAACCTGCTGTCCAACGCCGTGAAGTTCACCGAGAAGGGCACCGTCAGTCTGACGATCGCTGGCCAGCCGGATGATCGGATTGCGTTTATCGTGCGCGATTCGGGTATCGGCATTGCCGCCGATCAGCAGGAAAGCATTTTCGAAGCGTTCCGCCAGGCCGACGGCACCACCAACCGCAAATACGGCGGCACCGGTCTGGGCCTGTCGATTTCGCGAGATCTGGCGACCTTGCTCGGCGGTTCGATCAGCGTCAGCAGCACGCCGGGGCAGGGCAGTGTGTTCACGCTGGTGCTACCGCAGCAGTACGACGAATCCAGTGAAGTCTCGTCCGCGCCGTTGACCTTCACCCCACCGACTCAGTCCGTAACACCGAGTATCGTGCCCGCCGTTGCGGTTTCGCCGTTGGCGCCGGTGCACATTCCGCGCTTCGCCGATGACCGCGACAAGGCACCGTTCGCCACGCGCTGCATTCTGGTGGTGGAAGACGAGCCGAACTTTGCGCACATCCTCTACGACCTGGCGCATGAGCTTGGCTATCAGTGCCTGGTGGCCCATGGCGCAGACGAGGGGTATGACTTGGCGAAAGAGTTTGTGCCGGATGCCATCCTGTTGGATATGCGCCTGCCGGATCACTCTGGCCTGACCGTGCTGCAACGTCTGAAAGAACACGCCGAAACCCGCCACATCCCGGTGCATGTGATCTCCGTGGAAGACCGTGTCGAAGCGGCCATGCACATGGGCGCGATCGGTTATGCGGTCAAACCGACCACCCGCGAAGAACTCAAGGATGTGTTCGCCCGTCTCGAAGCCAAGCTGACGCAAAAGGTCAAACGCGTGCTGTTGGTTGAAGATGATGATCTACAGCGCGAAAGCATTGCCCGGCTGATCGGCGACGAAGACATCGAAATTACCGCCGTCGGCCTTGCGCAGGACGCTCTGGAGCTGTTGCGCACAACGATTTATGACTGCATGGTCATCGACCTGAAATTGCCGGACATGCTCGGCAATGATCTGCTCAAGCGCATGTCCACCGAGGATATTTGCTCGTTCCCGCCGGTCATTGTCTACACCGGGCGCAACCTGACCCGCGATGAAGAAGCCGAACTGCGCAAGTATTCGCGCTCGATCATCATCAAGGGCGCACGCTCGCCTGAGCGCTTGCTGGATGAGGTCACACTCTTTCTGCACAAAGTCGAATCGCAGTTGTCCCATGAACGGCAGAAGATGCTCAAGACCGCGCGCAGCCGCGACAAGGTCTTCGAGGGTCGCAAGGTGCTGCTGGTGGACGACGATGTGCGCAACATTTTCGCCCTCACCAGCGCCCTGGAGACCAAAGGTGCAGTCGTGGTGATCGGCCGTAACGGTCGTGAGGCGATTGAAAGACTCAATGAAGTCGAGGACATCGATCTGGTGTTGATGGACGTGATGATGCCGGAAATGGACGGTTTCGAAGCCACCATTGAAATCCGCAAGGATCCGCGCTGGCGCAAGCTGCCGATCATCGCGGTGACGGCCAAGGCCATGAAGGACGATCAGGAGCGCTGCCTGCAGGCGGGCGCCAATGATTACCTGGCCAAGCCCATCGACCTGGATCGCCTGTTCTCGCTGATTCGCGTGTGGTTACCGAAGATGGAACGCATTTAG
- a CDS encoding response regulator, whose amino-acid sequence MSTPSSTILVVEDDDIVRMLIVDVLEELEYTVLEADHGESALKELKDKTKRIDLMMTDMGLPGMDGRELATEARKLRPALPILFASGYAESIEVPADMHCIGKPFSIDQLRDKVKSILLP is encoded by the coding sequence ATGTCCACCCCATCCTCCACCATCCTTGTCGTAGAAGATGATGACATCGTGCGCATGTTGATTGTCGACGTGCTGGAGGAACTGGAATACACGGTGCTGGAGGCTGATCACGGCGAAAGCGCGCTGAAGGAACTCAAGGATAAGACCAAGCGCATTGATCTGATGATGACCGATATGGGATTGCCAGGTATGGATGGTCGTGAACTGGCCACCGAAGCGCGCAAGCTGCGTCCCGCCCTGCCAATCCTGTTTGCCAGCGGCTACGCCGAGAGTATCGAGGTACCGGCGGACATGCATTGCATTGGCAAACCTTTTTCGATAGATCAATTACGCGACAAGGTGAAATCGATTTTGTTGCCGTAA
- a CDS encoding chemotaxis protein CheB, with product MNEAVDLPRVEAIVVGASAGGVEALLSLLVPLRRGYALPIIVVLHLPEERRSQLAEVFARRVDMPVHEAADKQEIVPGNVYFATPGYHLSVEQDRSLSLSLEERVHYSRPSIDYLFESAADAYGSSLAAVLLTGANHDGARGLAQVKRRGGFTIVQDPEEAQVATMPLAALKLQQPDHVLPIHGIGRLLVELERIAC from the coding sequence ATGAACGAGGCCGTGGATTTACCTCGTGTCGAGGCGATTGTGGTCGGTGCTTCCGCCGGTGGCGTTGAGGCGCTGCTGAGCCTGCTCGTGCCGCTGCGCCGGGGCTATGCGTTGCCGATCATTGTTGTCCTGCATCTGCCCGAAGAGCGCCGCAGTCAATTGGCCGAGGTTTTCGCCCGACGTGTGGATATGCCGGTGCACGAGGCGGCCGACAAGCAGGAAATTGTCCCCGGCAACGTGTATTTCGCCACACCGGGTTATCACCTGTCGGTGGAGCAGGACCGCAGCCTGTCGCTGAGTCTGGAGGAGCGCGTGCATTATTCCCGTCCCTCGATCGATTACCTGTTTGAATCGGCCGCCGACGCTTACGGTTCATCACTGGCCGCTGTACTGCTGACCGGCGCCAATCACGATGGTGCGCGCGGCCTGGCGCAGGTCAAACGTCGCGGGGGTTTCACCATCGTTCAGGACCCCGAAGAGGCGCAAGTCGCCACCATGCCTCTGGCTGCGTTGAAGCTTCAGCAGCCGGATCATGTCCTACCCATTCACGGCATCGGCCGTCTGCTTGTCGAGCTGGAACGAATCGCATGCTGA
- a CDS encoding protein-glutamate O-methyltransferase CheR, which translates to MERSTPAERNSEIELRLLIEAIYLKYSYDFRDYSGASIKRRVQHALSQFECATISALQEKVLHDPTAFMQLLQLLTIPVSEMFRDPSHFLAIRKEVVPLLRTYPSIKIWIAGCSTGEEVYSMAILLREEGLLDRTIIYATDINPRSLDKAKQGIFSMENVRAYTANYQQAGGQRSFAEYYTAAYGYAIFDKSLCENVTFADHSLATDSVFSETQLISCRNVLIYFNKKLQDRAFGLFHESLCHRGFLVLGSKETLDFSSYANQFEPLVKQERIYRKT; encoded by the coding sequence GTGGAACGTAGTACGCCAGCCGAACGAAACAGTGAAATCGAACTGCGCTTGTTGATTGAGGCGATTTACCTCAAGTACAGCTACGATTTTCGCGATTACTCCGGCGCTTCAATCAAGCGCCGGGTGCAGCACGCGCTGAGCCAGTTCGAATGCGCGACCATTTCGGCGTTGCAGGAAAAAGTCCTGCACGATCCGACGGCGTTCATGCAGTTGCTGCAGCTGCTGACGATTCCGGTCAGCGAGATGTTCCGCGATCCGTCGCACTTCCTCGCCATTCGCAAAGAAGTGGTGCCGTTGCTGCGCACCTATCCGTCGATCAAGATCTGGATCGCCGGGTGCAGCACGGGCGAGGAGGTCTATTCGATGGCGATTCTGCTGCGCGAAGAGGGCTTGCTTGATCGCACGATCATTTATGCCACTGACATCAACCCGCGCTCGCTGGACAAGGCCAAGCAGGGGATTTTCTCCATGGAAAATGTTCGCGCGTACACGGCCAACTATCAGCAGGCCGGTGGTCAGCGATCGTTTGCCGAGTACTACACGGCAGCGTACGGTTACGCGATTTTCGACAAGAGCCTGTGCGAAAACGTGACCTTCGCCGACCACAGTCTGGCGACCGACAGTGTGTTCTCCGAAACCCAATTGATCTCCTGCCGCAACGTGTTGATCTATTTCAACAAGAAGCTGCAGGATCGGGCGTTTGGCTTGTTCCATGAATCGCTTTGCCATCGCGGCTTTCTGGTGCTCGGCAGTAAAGAGACGCTGGATTTTTCCAGTTATGCCAACCAGTTCGAACCGCTGGTGAAACAAGAACGGATCTACCGCAAAACATGA
- a CDS encoding ATPase domain-containing protein, whose translation MSTSNELISAKAATGIVGLDDILAGGLSRGHVFLLEGEPGTGKTTVALHFLLAGAKAGERSLYITLSETERELRQGALSHGWTLDDNIKIFELTPPESLLNAEHQQSLLYSSDLELGEATKQIFEAVERFKPTRVVLDSLSEIRLLAQSSLRYRRQILAIKHYFVRYNATVLLLDDLTTESLDKTVHSVAHGVIRLEELTPNYGAERRRVRVVKYRGQKYRGGFHDFTIMGDGVHVFPRLVAAEHRGEYARLQLSSSIPEMDALLGGGIETGSSTLILGPAGTGKSLISMIFAAAAVLRGEKAALFIFDEELGLLFERMRNIGIDLKALQATGNLLIEQVDAAELSPGEFSHRVRRCVDEGQIKTVVIDSINGYQAAMPEENALVLHMHELLLYLNRKGAATFMTVAQHGLVGDMQAPVDITYLADTVILLRYFEALGKVRRAISIIKKRTGSHESTIREYRISNQGMTIGEPLEAFQGVLRGVPTYLGASNPLLQEEIL comes from the coding sequence TTGTCTACATCTAACGAGTTGATCAGTGCGAAAGCCGCTACCGGCATTGTAGGTCTGGACGACATCCTGGCCGGTGGCTTGTCTCGCGGTCATGTTTTCTTGCTGGAGGGTGAACCCGGTACCGGCAAAACCACGGTCGCTTTGCATTTTCTCCTGGCCGGCGCGAAAGCCGGCGAACGCTCGTTGTACATCACGCTCTCGGAAACCGAGCGTGAATTAAGGCAAGGGGCGCTGTCCCATGGCTGGACGCTGGATGACAACATCAAGATCTTTGAGCTGACGCCACCGGAAAGCCTGCTCAATGCCGAGCACCAGCAGAGCCTGCTGTACTCCTCCGACCTGGAACTGGGCGAAGCCACCAAGCAGATTTTCGAAGCAGTCGAACGCTTCAAGCCCACCCGCGTGGTCCTCGACAGCCTGTCGGAAATCCGCTTGCTGGCGCAGAGTTCCTTGCGCTATCGCCGGCAGATTCTGGCCATCAAGCATTACTTTGTGCGCTACAACGCCACCGTACTTCTGCTTGACGACCTGACCACCGAGTCCCTCGACAAGACCGTGCACAGTGTGGCGCACGGGGTCATTCGCCTTGAAGAGCTGACGCCCAACTACGGCGCCGAGCGTCGACGCGTGCGGGTGGTCAAATACCGCGGCCAGAAGTATCGCGGCGGCTTCCATGATTTCACCATCATGGGCGATGGCGTGCATGTATTCCCACGGCTGGTGGCGGCTGAACATCGTGGCGAGTATGCGCGATTGCAACTGTCCAGCAGCATCCCGGAAATGGACGCGCTGCTCGGCGGCGGCATCGAGACCGGTTCCAGTACGCTGATTCTCGGCCCTGCCGGTACCGGTAAATCGTTGATCTCGATGATCTTCGCCGCCGCTGCCGTACTACGCGGGGAAAAGGCTGCGCTGTTTATCTTCGATGAAGAACTGGGCCTGTTGTTCGAGCGCATGAGAAACATCGGCATCGATCTCAAGGCACTGCAAGCCACCGGCAATCTGTTGATCGAACAGGTCGACGCCGCCGAGCTGTCGCCGGGCGAGTTCTCCCATCGCGTGCGGCGTTGCGTCGATGAAGGTCAAATCAAAACCGTGGTCATCGACAGCATCAACGGCTATCAGGCGGCGATGCCGGAAGAAAACGCGCTGGTGCTGCACATGCACGAGTTGTTGCTGTACCTCAACCGCAAAGGCGCGGCGACATTCATGACGGTCGCTCAGCATGGTCTGGTCGGCGACATGCAAGCGCCGGTCGACATTACTTATCTGGCGGACACGGTGATTCTGTTGCGCTACTTCGAAGCACTGGGCAAAGTCCGCCGCGCGATCTCGATCATCAAGAAACGCACCGGCAGCCACGAATCGACCATTCGTGAATACCGAATTTCCAACCAAGGCATGACCATCGGTGAACCGCTGGAAGCCTTTCAGGGCGTATTGCGAGGCGTCCCCACCTACCTCGGCGCGAGTAATCCATTGTTGCAGGAAGAGATCTTGTGA
- a CDS encoding hybrid sensor histidine kinase/response regulator — translation MLSNIQAKLLIVDDLPENLLALEALIKREDRTVYKALSADEALSLLLQHEFAMAILDVQMPGMNGFELAELMRGTEKTKNIPIIFVSAAGRELNYAFKGYESGAVDFLHKPLDIHAVKSKVNVFVDLYRQSKALKQQLEALEQARREQEALLQQLQSTQLELEQAVRMRDDFMSIVAHEVRTPLNGLILETQLRKMHLARDNAAAFTLDKMHAMVDRDERQIKSLIRLIEDMLDVSRIRTGKLSIRPSRFDLVQLVSNLLQNFAQQIEAAETEVSFTAPAPVEGNWDEFRIEQVVTNLLTNALRYGGRSPIQVRVYREGDEARVEVQDRGIGISKENQRRIFQQFERVSAKTVVAGLGLGLFISEQIVAAHGGSIVVESEINEGAQFRVCLPIQENGTSDATSD, via the coding sequence ATGCTGAGTAATATCCAAGCCAAACTGCTGATCGTCGACGATCTGCCGGAGAACCTGCTGGCGCTCGAAGCGCTGATCAAGCGTGAAGACCGTACTGTCTACAAAGCGTTGTCGGCGGACGAGGCGCTGTCGTTGCTGCTGCAACACGAGTTCGCCATGGCCATCCTCGATGTGCAGATGCCGGGCATGAACGGCTTCGAACTCGCTGAGTTGATGCGCGGCACCGAGAAAACCAAGAACATCCCGATCATTTTCGTCAGCGCCGCCGGCCGTGAACTCAACTACGCGTTCAAGGGTTACGAGAGCGGGGCGGTGGACTTTCTGCACAAGCCGCTGGATATCCACGCGGTGAAGAGCAAGGTCAACGTCTTCGTCGATCTGTACCGCCAGAGCAAGGCGCTGAAGCAACAGCTCGAAGCGCTGGAGCAGGCTCGCCGCGAGCAGGAAGCGCTGTTGCAACAACTGCAAAGCACCCAGCTGGAACTGGAGCAGGCAGTGCGGATGCGCGATGACTTCATGTCCATCGTCGCCCATGAAGTGCGCACGCCGCTCAATGGCCTGATCCTTGAAACCCAGCTGCGCAAGATGCACCTGGCCCGTGACAACGCGGCGGCGTTCACCCTCGACAAGATGCACGCCATGGTCGACCGCGATGAGCGGCAGATCAAAAGCCTGATCCGCCTGATCGAAGACATGCTCGACGTGTCGCGCATTCGCACCGGCAAGTTGTCGATCCGCCCGAGTCGTTTCGACCTGGTACAACTGGTGAGCAACCTGCTGCAAAACTTCGCGCAACAGATCGAAGCCGCAGAAACCGAAGTGTCGTTTACCGCGCCAGCGCCGGTCGAAGGCAATTGGGATGAGTTCCGCATCGAGCAGGTGGTCACCAACTTGCTGACCAACGCCCTGCGCTACGGTGGCCGCAGCCCGATTCAGGTGCGTGTATACCGTGAAGGTGATGAGGCGCGGGTCGAGGTGCAGGACCGGGGCATCGGCATCAGCAAAGAGAATCAGAGACGTATTTTCCAACAGTTCGAACGGGTTTCCGCCAAGACGGTAGTGGCCGGGCTCGGGCTGGGTCTGTTCATTTCCGAGCAGATCGTCGCCGCCCATGGCGGCTCAATCGTCGTCGAGAGTGAAATCAACGAAGGCGCCCAGTTTCGCGTTTGTCTGCCAATTCAGGAAAACGGCACATCCGACGCAACCTCTGATTGA
- a CDS encoding response regulator, with amino-acid sequence MSVDAQDVVLVVEDEPVILMVLTDYLSGQGYRVLQAESGEQAFEILASKPHLDVLITDFRLPGGISGVQIAEPAVKLRPDLKVIFISGYPQEIRETGSPITRKAPILEKPFDLDVLQEKIQELLA; translated from the coding sequence ATGAGCGTAGATGCACAAGATGTAGTACTCGTCGTCGAGGACGAACCGGTTATCTTGATGGTCCTGACGGATTACTTGTCAGGGCAGGGGTATCGCGTGTTGCAGGCCGAAAGTGGCGAGCAGGCGTTCGAGATTCTGGCGAGCAAGCCGCATCTGGACGTATTGATCACCGATTTTCGCTTGCCGGGCGGTATCTCCGGCGTGCAGATCGCTGAACCGGCCGTCAAATTGCGCCCGGACCTGAAGGTGATTTTCATCAGCGGTTATCCGCAGGAAATCCGTGAAACCGGCAGCCCGATCACACGTAAGGCGCCGATCCTGGAAAAACCATTCGACCTGGATGTGTTGCAGGAAAAGATTCAGGAATTGCTCGCCTGA